The sequence GGACAGCGACCCGCTGCCCGCCGTGGTCACCGCGCCCGACGGGCAGCAGGTCTCCTTCACGTTCGTGCCGGAGCTCGACAACGCCGTCTCCGCGGTGCGGGCCGGGACCGTCACCCAGGCGCTCGGCCACGACCCGCGCTCCGGCGTCCTGACCAGCGCCCAGGAGGGCGAGGTCACCGTCACCCGCGAGTACACCGCCGCCGGCCTGCCGCGCACGGAGACCACCGCCCGGTCCGGGCACCCCGACGCCGTGGCCGGCTGGAGCTTCACCCTGGGTGGACTGGAGCACGACTACGTGGGGGTGGACGGTTCCGCCCGGCGGACCACGCGCGACCTCCACGGCCGGATCACCGCCGTCACGGACCCGGCCGTGCGGGTCCTGCCGAGCTACGACAGCGCGGGCCGGGCGACCGGGTGGACCGCCGAGGACCAGCAGTCCGGGTACGCGCTGACCACGACGCTGACTTTCGACGACTTCGGCCGCGAGGTGCTCCGCGCGACGAGCGACAACCTGGGCGGCACCTGGTCGCTCGTCCAGCACTGGCAGGACGACGACCTGCTCGGCCGCCGGACCTTCTCCGACGGCGCGAACCTGCTGCGCGACGAGACCTTCACCTACGACAGCCGCAACCGGCTCGCCACGTACACCTGCGACGGCCCGGCCCCGCCCACCGACGTGGACGGGAACGAGGTCGTGGGGCAGACCTTCGCCTACGACGCCTTCGGCAACGTCACCCAGTGCCGGTCGCGGTTCACCGACGGCTCCGGGACCGCGACGTACCTGTTCGAGAACCCGTCGGACCCGTGCCAGCTGACCGCCGTCCGGCGGACGGGCGGCAAGGGGCCGTCGCGGACCGACCTGGGCTACGACGCCGCCGGACGGCTGACCACCGACGACGCCGGCCGCAGTCTCGGCTACGACGCCCTCGGCCGGCTGCGGTCCGCGGGCCCGGCGAGCCGGTACGGATACGATCCGCTCAACCGCCTGTTCACCCAGGAGGCCGGCGGGGGCACCGACGTCCGGTACTACCGCGGCGAGGCCCTCGCGGCGGTGGTCGAGGACGACCGGCCGGGCCGTCTGGTCCAGCTCGCCGACGGCACCTACGTGGCGCAGGTCCGCCGGGGATCGACCGGGCTCCTCGCCACGGACGGCACCGGGACGGTGCGGCTGGCGGCCGGCGCCGACGGCCGGGAGCAGTACGCCTTCACCCCCCACGGCCAGCGTCCCCCCGGGGCGACCGGCAGCCTGCTGGGCTTCGCCGGCCAGCCGTGCGACCCGGTCACCGGCGCGCACCACCTCGGCAACGGCACCCGGGCGTACAACCCGGCCCTCCTGCGGTTCAACACCCCCGACACCCTGAGCCCCTTCGGCGCGGGCGGCATCAACCCCTACCTGTACTGCGAGGGCGACCCGGTCAACCGGATCGACCCCTCGGGCCACCTGAGCTGGCAGGCCTGGCTCGGCATCGGCCTGGGCATCGCGGGCCTCGCCCTGACGGTGGTCACCGGAGGCATGGCGATCGCCGCCGCCGGCGGCGTCATGGCCGCGATCGGCGCCGCCTCCGCGACCACGCTCGTCGTCGGCACCCTGGGTGTCGCCTCCGACGTCACCGCCATCGTCGGAGGCGCGCTGGAGACGGCCTCGCCCAAGGCGTCCTCGATCCTCGGCTGGGTCTCGCTCGGCGCCGGGGCGGCCGGGCTGGCCGCGGGCGGCCTGGGCTTCGCCCGCACGGCGGCCGGGCGCGCCCCGGCACTCTCCGGAGGGGCGGCGCGCGGTCTCGCCCTGCCGGAGGAGGCGGGCGGGGCGTCCGCCCGAGCGCTGGAGCCGCCCGCTGTCGGCCCCGGTCTGCTCGGCCGGCCGATGATCCGGCCGGGCCGGCGGATCTGGAGCTTCCAGTCCGTGGAGAACGCCAGGGGCGAACGGGTGTGGGTCAGCCAGGACCCGGTCAACGGCACCATGGTCGAGGACGTCGCCCGGGACGCGCTGAAGCGCGGGAAGCGGGTCCACATCCTCAGCGGAACGCACGGCGACCCGCTCGGCGCCAGGACCGTCCGCCACACGGAGTACGGCTTCTTCGTCGAGGACCTCGGCCGGACGCCCCGGACGCTCAGGAGGGCGCCGAACCGGCCGCTGCGGACGACCTGGGCGAACCAGGTGTACGTCCACAACACCCCCGACCTGACGATCGACCGGATCGGGGAGATCCTCAACAGCGATCCGGGGTGCGAGGTGATCGCGGCCTTCTGCTTCAGCCGCAACGACGACCTGGTCCGGGAGTTCCTCGGCCTGGAGGCCACCTACTCCTACGTGCCGCGGCGACCGCGCCCGGCCCACTGAGCGCCGTCCGGGACCGCCCCGGCCCCCGCAGACCCGCACCGGCCCGCACGAACGAAGGAGACGACTGTGCCCATCTGGACGAACGTGTCGAAGCTCTCCGTGGTTCTGGAGAGCGGCGAGCAGAGCTGCGACGTCTACGCGAACGGTCAGAACATGATCGGCGTGACGATCGACATCACGCCGGTCGACGAACACGGCAAGAGCATCGAGGTCGACCCCAAGGACCTGGTCGCCAATCTCTGGCTCGTCGACTACGTCGACGGGACGAAGCTCAACTGGCGCGGCAGCACGGGCTGGGGCTACACGGACGTCGCCAACGACTTCGTCGCGGTCCCCGGCCGGTCCGGCGAACGCCCCGGGACGTCGACGGCGGACCAGGGCGCCCAGCAGGTCAAGTTCTACGTCTACTGCCAGCCCGGGGCGAATCCGAAGTCGATCGGCGTGCGCGTCGTGACCGATGCCGGGAACACCGTCACCAGCTCCCAGGACGGGAGCTTCCACAGCAAGGTCGCGCTCACCCCCAGGGCGGCCGTGACGTACATGCTGGGGGACATCACCTGGAACTACTCGCGCGCCACGACCCAGTTCGGCGACGACACCACCGACGTGACGACGGACGCCTGGAACTACTACCTCTCCCTGAACGTGCCGGGCAACTACTTCGTCACCTTCCGGGTGCACGGCCACTACAGCGACGACGGTTACGACGGACTCGTCGCGTACAGCATCCCGTCCGGGCGCGACGACTTCTACGGCGCCTACATCTGGTACCAGGAGCCGCACGACTCCGCGTACTACTCCGAGGACGACGGCGGCAGCCTGGGGCAGATCGTCGACTTCCCCGAGGGCAACCTGTGGTCGGACTGGGCGTGGATCTACGACCGGGAGTACCCCGGGCGCTACCTGTGCTGCACCTGGGTGCACGCCACCACCGGCGGCGACGGCTGGGTCATCCCGAACGGACCGCTGACCGCCTGGTCGGCCTGGTTCACCTCGCGCATCGTCGCCTGGGACCGCTACGGCAACAAGGGCACGTTCTGGCTGAAGGGGTCCGACATCACCAGCGCGCTCAAGCTCTACGACCACGTGCCGTAGGCGCCCGGCCGGCCCGGGGCGGGGCGCCGCGCACCCGTGGCCGGCCTGCCGGCCGCGGGTGCGCGGCGTGAGCGGGTCGGTGCGGTAGGCAACGCTGCCGACGGACAGTCAGAACAGCTGCGTGAAGCCCGGGCGAGAAATGCTCGTACATTCCCCGCCTCAGCACGGGGAACACGATGCTCGCCGGGGATCCGGCCGCCTCCCCGGACGCCCTCTGCCCCTTGCGCCGGAGCACCACGCAGGCACTCGGCTCGGTCCTCACGGCGCCACGCCGCCCCCGGCACCTCCGCTGCCCGGCGACCTCCCGGCCGGCCCGCCGGCCGAACGAGTGAATCCGGCGACGGATCCGCGCCTCTCGGGCGCCCCGCTCACGACGGCGCCCGCCGGCACCTCGAGCAGAGCCGGGAGACCGCACTCGAACGGGCGCTCGCCGTCTGCGCACTGGGCTCCGCCCCCCTGTCGGACCCCCGCCCGGCCGAGCGGAAGAGGTACTGGCGCGTGGCTGCGAGTGTTCGAAATGTCCCTGTTCGACCCGGGCTCGCCCGGAGGAAATCCGGTTGAAGGGCCGATTCGAACAGCTTCATCATCAAGTCACCTCGATCCCCGACCGGCCATCCAACTCATCTTCCCGATGCCGTACTTGCCGCGCCCGGATGCCGATGTCCGGCTCCCCGCGCTCGAACACCGTCCACACCCGCCGGCCTTCGTGGAGCCCCCCACCGACCCGGCCGCCGAGTTCACCTCCCCCGGCCGTCCGGCCGTGCCCGCCCACGACACAGAGGAGCCTGCTCAGTGATCGACTTCGGCCGACTCACCCACCTCGCCGACCCGAAAGCCCCACCCTGTCTCCAGTCCTACCTGCCACTGCTCGCCGACACGGTCGGCCCGGCCTCCGGAAGGAACGCGTGAATCCGCTCGACAACACCCAGCGCCCGGGCGACACCGTGCTCTACCCCGCCCACGCGCTCCGCGAGATCACTCGCGGCAGCACCCTGTCCACCGTCGGCCGGCCCGCATGACCACGCCCCGCCCGCCCCGCCCCCCGGGGACGCCGACCGGCTGCTGCGCGACGCGGCAGGTCCCTACGAGCCGCCGGGCGTGCGCTCCCTCCCACGACCGCGCCCGGCACCTGAGCGTCGGGGAGATCGTCGACGAGAGCGGGCGCCGCCTCTTCGCCGAACGCCGCTCGGCCTCGGACGGGCCCCGGCCCTGCTTGCCGCCGACGCCCGTCGCGGCTCGCCGTCACCATCGCGCTACCCGGAACCCCGGCCATCAGCACCGACGTCACCACGGTCGACCGCACGACCCGAACCACGATATGTGAACGCCCCTTTTCCTCCTACCGGTTGGAGCTCCCATGCAGTCCCTGCGTCAGGCCGTCTGCGTCATCGTCCACGACGAGAGGACCAACAAGGTCGTTTGTGTGCACTACGCCAACGACACCTGGTCCGCCGTGCCCGCCTGGACCGTCCCCGGTGGCAAGGTCGAGGAGGGCGAGCGCCTCGACGAGGCCGCCGCCCGCGAGCTGCGCGAGGAGACGGGCCTGGCCGTCGACGCCGATGAGCTGCGCCTGGTCCACACCGTCCAGGTCAAGGCCGGGTGGGACGGCCAGGGTCCGTTCCTGCTCTCCGTGTTCGCAGCGACCTCCTGGCAGGGCGAGCTGACGAACGCCGAACCGGACAAGCACCTCGCCGTCCTCTGGACGGACGCCGGAGCGCTGCCCACCCCGATGTTCCCCACCTCGCACGCCGCCCTCACCGCCTACCTCGC comes from Streptomyces sp. TLI_053 and encodes:
- a CDS encoding NUDIX domain-containing protein, producing MQSLRQAVCVIVHDERTNKVVCVHYANDTWSAVPAWTVPGGKVEEGERLDEAAARELREETGLAVDADELRLVHTVQVKAGWDGQGPFLLSVFAATSWQGELTNAEPDKHLAVLWTDAGALPTPMFPTSHAALTAYLAGDRRGFSTHGWDSSVDPRALVGA